In the genome of Hydrogenophaga sp. PBL-H3, the window GATCTGGCAAACGCTGCCGGCCTCACACACCTGGTGGGGTGCTGCCATCATCATCGGCAGCGGGCTCTACCTGGTGCGGCGCGAGAAACGCATCACCGAAGTGCACGCGAACGCGGAGCATCCCTAGGTTTCGGCGCCGGGCCGCCCCAAGCCGAAACAGCCCCCCCCCCGGGGGGGGGCAGCGGACCTCGCGCAGCGGGGAAGCGTGGGGGGCGTCATCTCTCTGGCCACATCACGCCTGTGTCGCTCAAGATGGCGTCCAAGGGCACATCATGCGCTTCGGGCTGTAGGTACGGCAGGTAGGCAAAGTCGTAGCCCAACCCCACCGTGAACGGCTTGGGATTCAAGCTCGCCAGCGTGCGGTCGTAGAAACCACCGCCATAACCCAAACGGAACCCACCCGGCCCATAGCCCACGCAGGGCACGAAGATCAGCGTGGGCACAACGATCTCTGTGTCCTTGGGCTTGGGAATCCCGTAGGCGTCTTCTTCCATGGGGCAGCCCGGGTACCAGGTGTAGAAGGTCAGCGTCTTGTCGACCTTGTTGACCACCGGCAGACCAATGCGCCGGTGCTTCTGCGCGCCTTGCGCGTCTTCTTCCAGGCCGGCTTCCTGCCAGCGAAACAGCGCCGGCAAGGGATCAAACTCGCCCTTGATGGGCCAGTACGCGCCGATCACAGCATCCGGTCGCTCGATCAGCCACACCCGCATGACCCGCTGCAGCATGTCGTTGCGAAACCCGCGGTCGGCCAGGCCCAGGCGTTTTTCGACCAATGACTTGCGCCATTCGCTTTTCAGGGTCGCCGCCGTTGATCCTTCGGCCTGTTTCCTGTGGGGTGGAAGGGAACTCTGGCCGTCTTTGGTGTCCATAATCAACGCATGAAACAGGTTGGTGTGAAACGGGAATCAAAAGCGCAGAACGCGGCGACCATGCCGAGCATGCATCGGTGGGCTCTGCGGTTCATTATGGCCGTGCTGGTGTTGCCGGGGCTGGCACACGCACAAAGCGGCGCCGGGGCCGATGCCTCCTTGCTGGAGATGCGAGAGGCCTTCCGCCGCAACAACACCACCCAGCTCGCCAACCTGCTGCCCGCAGTACGCGGCCACGCCCTGGAGCCGCTGGCGGTTTACTGGAGCATGAAAGCCCGCCTGGAAAGCGCCAGCCCGGTCGAGATCCGCGCGGCCCTGGACCGCATGGCCGGTACCTACTGGGAAGACCGGCTGCGCAACGACTGGCTGCTGCTGCTGGGCCGCGCACGCGACTGGACCAACTTCTCCGCCGAGCTGCCGCGCTTTCGCATGAACGACGACCGGCAGGTGAGTTGCTATGCCCTCATGCTCGACGCTGCCAGCGGCCGCATGCCGGCCGAACTCGCCGCCGAGCGCGTGCGTGCGCTCTGGCATGCCCAGCGCGAAGCCGACGATGGCTGCGCCACCGCCGCGCAGTCGTTGCTGGCCAGCGGCCACCTCAAGCCCGAAGCCGCCTGGCAACGCGCACGTCTGGCCGTGGACGCCAACCGCCCACGCGTGGCCAGCCAGGCCGTGGGGCTGCTCGACCCCGACTGGGCCGGCATGGTCGACACCGTCACCGGTGACCCCGTCAAGTACCTTGACGAGAAGATCACCGCCATTCGCCCCCGCACCAAAGAGCTGGTGACCCTGGCCATCATCAAGCTGGCCTTCAATGACCCGCCGGCGGCGGCCCTGGAGATGGACCGCACGCGCTGGAAAGCCCAGCTCACCAAAGAGGAGCGCAGCTGGGTCTGGGGCGTGATCGGCAAACGCTCGGCACAAAAGCTGGAAAGCCAGGCCCTCACGTACTTCGCCAACGGCGAAGACCGTTTCATGCACGACGACCACCTGGCCTGGAAGGCGCGCGCCGGGATGCGCGCGGGCGCCTGGGGCCAGGTGCGCGATGCCGTGGCGGCCATGAGCGAATCGCAGCAGGGCCAGCCCGACTGGATCTACTGGAAGGCGCGTGCCCTGCAGGCGCTCAAGCTGCCCGACGCGACCACGGCCTCGGCGCAGGCCCGCACGCTGCTGGAATCGATCGCCTCCGAACGCGGCTTCTACGAACAGCTTGCACTCGAAGACCTCGGCCGTCCCATCAACACACCGCCCGCCCCCGCGCCCCTGAGCGCCGAAGAAACCTCGGCCGCGCAGCGCCACCCAGGTCTGCGCCGCGCGCTGATCGCCATTCGGCTGGGCCTGCGCAACGAAGGCATTCGCGAGTGGAACTACACCACCAACCTGCACGACGCCGGCGGCATGGGCGAACGCGAACTGCTGGCCGCCGCCGCGCTGGCCTGCGACGCCGAGCTGTGGGACCGCTGCATCAACACCAGCCTGCGCACACCCACCACGCAAGACCACGCCCAGCGTTTTCCCACGCCGCACCGTGCGGCGGTGGTGAGCCGATCAAAAGAGATCGGCCTGGACCCGGCCTATGTGTACGGCCTGATCCGCCAGGAAAGCCGGTTCGTGACCGACGCGCGCTCCGGTGTGGGCGCATCGGGTCTCATGCAGGTGATGCCGGCCACCGCGCGCTGGACCGCCCGCAAGATCGGCCTGACCAGTTTCCAGCCCACGCAAATCACCGAGCGCGACACCAACATCCTCATCGGCACCGCATACCTCAAGCTCGCGCTCGACGATTTCGAGGGCTCTCTGCCCATGGCTGCAGCCGCCTACAACGCGGGGCCAGGTCGTCCGCGCAGCTGGCGCAACGGCCCGGTGCTGCCTGGTGACATCTGGGCCGAAAACATCCCGTTTGAAGAGACGCGTGACTACGTCAAACGCGTGCTGGCCAACACCACCAGCTATGCTGCGCTGCTCACGGGGCAGCCACAGTCCTTGCGTGCACGCCTGGGCACGATCGGTCCTCGTGTCGGCGGTGATGCCACCATCAACCGCGATCTCCCCTGAACATCCGGACACCTGCACCCATGAAAAACATCCTTGTCCTGGGCGGCACCGGTTTTGTCGGTCGCCACGTCTGTGAAAAGCTGCACCGCCAGGGTTGGCGCATTACCGTGCCCACACGCCGGGCCATCAACGCCGCCGCAGTGCAACACCTGCCGCGCGTGACCGTGATCGAGGCCGACGTGCACGACCCCGCCCAACTGCTGGGGCTGGTCACGGGCCACGACGCCGTGGTCAACCTCATCGCCATCCTGCACGGCAGCGAAGAAGCCTTCGAGCGTGTGCACGTGGAGTTGCCCCTGGCCTTGTCGGAGGCCTGCCTGGCCGATGGCGTGCGCCGCCTGGTGCACATCAGCGCGCTCGGAGTGAGCCTGGACGGACCCTCGCGCTACCAGCGCAGCAAGGCGCGTGGCGAAGAGCTGTTGCGCGCCGCCGGGCTGGACCTGACCGTCCTGCGGCCCAGCGTCATCTTCGGCGCCGGAGACCGCTTCCTCAACGTCTTTGCCAGCCTGCAGTCGATCTTTCCCGTGGTGCCACTGGCCGGCGCAGCCGCCCGTTTTCAGCCGGTGTGGGTGGAAGACGTGGCCAACGCCGTGACGGCCTGCATTGCCGATCAGGGTCTGCCCCAAAGCGCGGTCGGGCAGACCTTTGAGTGCGCTGGCCCCGACGTGATGACGCTGACCGAGCTGGTGGGCATCGCGGGGCGGTATGGCAGCCAACAGCGCCCAGTCTTGCCTCTGCCCGACTTCCTGGCGCGCCTGCAAGCCCGCTTGATGGAACTCATGCCCGGCGAACCGCTGATGAGCCGCGACAACCTGGATGCCATGTCGATAGACAACGTGGCCACCCACCAATGGCCCGGTCTGTCCGCGCTGGGTATTGCGCCCGCCAGCGTGTACACGATCGCACCCAGCTACCTGGGCCGCCGCGGCGGGCGCAGCAAACTGCTGGAGTTCAGGCGGGACGAACGGTCGCAAGGTCAGAACGCCTGAGGCCAAACCGAATGTGACTTTTGGCTGCTTAGATGAGCAATAAATAACACCAAGGTGTCATTTATTCGTGGGTTTTTCGGGTTTACATTAAACCGTACACAGTACAACACCAACCCAGGAACCCAGATGACAGTCTCCAACCTGAAACTTCCCACCAGCCGCAGAACCGGCGTCTCCGCTGCGCCCGGCTACCGCACCGAACACCAGCGAGACGTGATCAACCGCCTCAAGCGCATCGAAGGTCAGGTCCGTGGACTGATCGACATGGTCGAGGATGGCCGTTCTTGCGAAGACGTGGCCCAGCAGATGTCGGCCGCACGCAAGGCCATGGACAAAGCCTTCTACCGCATGATGGCCACCTCGGTGATGGAAGCCGTGTCCACGTCCGACTCCGAGGTCCATACCTTCCGCGAGGTCGAGCGCTCTACCCGCATCCTGGAAAAGTACGCCTGAACACATCCGCCCGCGAGCCGGTCGCGCAGCGGATCAATCGGCGCGCAATCGGGCATCAATCCGCGGGCGTGAAATCCTTACCATGGGGCACTTTTCAGGAGGCCCCATGTCACTGCAACTCTACGTCGGCAACAAGAACTATTCCTCCTGGTCGATGCGACCCTGGGTGCTCCTCAAGCAGGCTGGCATTCCGTTTGAAGAAGTGATGGTGCGCTTCGACTCGTTCGACATCGATTCCAGCTTCAAGAAGAGCCTGCGTACCGTCAACCCGCTGGGCAAGGTACCGGTGCTGGTGGACGATGGCTTTGCCATCTGGGACACGCTCGCGATCGCCGAGTACCTCGCCGAGCGCTTTCCCGACAAGCAACTGTGGCCAAAAGACACGCGAGCCCGGGCCCGCGCGCGCAGTGTGTGCGCCGAAATGCACAGCGGCTTCACCGCGCTGCGCAACCACTGCCCCATGAACATCGAGGCTTCGTTGCCCGACATCGGCCGGCTGGTGTGGCGCGACAAGCCTGCGGTGCGTGCCGACATGGCACGCCTGGGCGGCCTGTGGGGCGAGTTGCTCGCGGCGCAACCCGCCGGTGCCCTGCTGTTTGGCGAGTTCACCATCGCCGACGCCTACTTTGCCCCGGTGTGCATGCGCATCAAGACCTACGAACTGCCGCTGCCCGCCGATCTGGCCGCGTACGTGGAACGCGTGTGTGCGCTGCCGGGTGTGAAGGCCTGGATCGACGACGCGCTGGCCGAGCACGACTTCATCGACTTCGACGAGCCTTACCGCCTGGGCAGATAGCCCCCACGCTCCACCGCTGCGCGGGTCGCTGCCCCCCGAGGGGGTTGATTCGCCTTGGGACGGCCCTGCGGCGTATCGATAGCCCCCACGCTGCGCCGCTGCGCGGGGGCCTAAACTTGGCGGCATGAAAACCTATCTCGTGGGCGGCGCCGTGCGCGACGCGCTGCTGGCGCGAGCCGCAGGCGCGCCCGAAGCCTCGCACGTGGACCGCGACTGGGTGGTCGTGGGTGCCACGCCCGGGGCCATGGTGGAACAAGGCTTCGTGCCTGTGGGGCGGGACTTCCCGGTGTTCCTGCACCCCGCCACGCGCGAGGAATATGCCCTGGCCCGCACCGAGCGCAAGACATCGCCGGGCTACCGGGGCTTTGCCGTGCATGCGGAACCGGGTGTGACGCTGGAAGACGATCTTGCCCGGCGCGACCTCACCATCAATGCGATGGCCGTGGCGGCGGACGAGGCGAATGATCCCGCCCGCGCGCAGCTCATCGACCCCCACAACGGAAGGCAGGACCTGAAAGACCGCGTGTTGCGCCACGTCACCGACGCCTTCACCGAAGACCCGGTGCGCATCCTGCGGCTGGCGCGTTTCGCTGCGCGTTTCCCCGATTTCTCGGTAGCGCCGGAAACGCTTTCGTTGATGCAGCGCATGGTGGACCACGGCGAGGTCGATCATCTGGTGGCCGAACGCGTGTGGCAGGAGCTCGCGCGCGGGCTGATGGAACAGTGCCCCAGCCGGATGTTCGACGTGCTGCGAGACTGCGGCGCATTGAAGCGCCTGCTGCCCGAAGTGGACCGGCTCTGGGGCGTGCCGCAAAGCGCAGAACACCACCCTGAAATCGACACCGGCGTGCACCTGATGATGGTGCTCGACATGAGTGCTCGCCTGGCCACGCCACTGGGGGTGCGCTTCGCCTGCCTGGGGCACGACCTCGGCAAGGGCACCACCCCGGCCGATGTCTTGCCGCGCCACATTGGCCACGAAGAGCGCAGCGCTCGCCTGCTCAAGGGTGTGTGCGAGCGGCTGCGTGTGCCGGTGGACTGCCGCGAACTGGCCGACGTGGTGGCGCGTGAGCACGGCAACATCCACCGCAGCGAATCGCTGGGCGCCGCAGCGCTGGTGCGCCTGCTGGAGCGTTGCGACGCCCTGCGCAAGCCAGCGCGTTTTCACGAGGTGCTGCTGGCCTGCGAATGCGATGCGCGCGGACGGCTGGGCATGAGCGAGAGCGCTTACCCCCAACGCGGGCGGCTCGCGCAGGCGCTGGTCTGGGCACAGTCGGTGGACACCGCCAGCATCGCCGCGCAGGCCCAGGCCAACGGCCTGACCGGGCCCAAGGTGGGCGAACAGATACACAAGGCACGGGTGGCTGCGGTGGCAGCCGCGCTGGACGCGCGAACCGCAGCCACCTGAGGTGTCTCATCCGGCTTGCGGTGTGGCGGGATAATCCCGCCATGGCACACCTCCTGATCGTGGAAGACGACGAACTCCTGCGCGACGGCCTCAGCGCCCAGCTCATGCAGGCCGGCCACCGCATCAGCACCGCCGAAGACGGACAGGTGGCGCTCGATCTGTTGCAGGCAGAACCGTTTGACGGTGTGGTGCTGGACCTGGGTCTGCCCCGGGTGGATGGTCTCACCGTGTTGCGCACGCTGCGCCGGCGCCTGCCTGCCCTCCCCGTGCTGGTGCTGACCGCGCGCGACGGCGTGGAAGACCGCGTGGCCGGCCTCAATGCCGGCGCCGACGACTACCTCACCAAGCCCTTCAGCCTCGATGAATTGCAGGCGCGCCTTCAAGCCCTGCTGCGCCGCGCCAACCTGCCTTCTGCGAGCGCCAGCGAGCCCGCCGAGAGCAACCATCCGCTGCGCCTGGACGCCCAGCTGCAGCGCGCCTGGCTCGGCCAGGAGGCCATCGACCTCACGCCCCGCGAATGGACGCTGCTGGACCTGCTGGTGCGCAACACCGGCCGCGTGGTCAGCCGCGACGATGTGCTGAGTGCCTGGCAGACCGTGCCCGGCGAGGCGGGCACGCTGGCCTCCAATGCGCTGGAGGTGTACGTGCACCGTCTGCGCCGCAAGCTCACCGGCTCGCCGCTGAACATCCGCAACATCCGCGGCCTGGGCTACCTGCTCGAGAAAACCACCGGGTAAAAGGGCCAATTGAGCAAGCCCTCGCTCCTGTCGCTGCGCCGCCAGCTGCTGCTGTGGTTGCTGCTGCCGCAGCTGGTGCTGTGGGCAGGTGGCGGCCTGCTCACCTACCGCATCGCACTGAGCTACGCCGAAAAGGCCATCGACCAGTCGCTCATGCAGTCGGTGCGCGCGCTGGCGCGGCAGGTCAAGCCCATCGGCTCGGGCCTGCTGATCGACTTCCCGCGCGCCGCGCAAGACGTGCTGGCGCAGGACCCCACCGACCCGTTGAGCTATTTGGTGACGTCACCACCCGGCCAGTTCCTGCTGGGCAACCCGAGCCTGCCCGCTCCACCCGCTGCACCCGCGCGCTTTGGCGAGCCCCTGCTCTACCGCGCCACCCTGGGCGGCCAGCCACTGCGCATCGTGGCCCTGGACGTGAGCTACGGCGAGGACAGCGCACCGCAGACGCTGCGTGTGCAAGTGGGCAAAAGCACCGCCGCGCAGCAACAGATTGCGCGTGAACTGGTGGCCGACCTGCTGGTCCCGCTGCTGGGCATCGGCGCGCTGCTGAGCTTGCTGGTGTACGGTGGCATCCGCCGTGGCCTGGCTCCGCTCAAACGCCTCACTGGCCAGTTGGAGAACCGCTCGGTCAACGCCTTGTCGCCCATCGGCATGACGCAGGCGCCCAGTGAAGTGCACGCCCTGGTCCAGGCCGTCAACGGCCTGCTGGGCGAAGTGGAGCGCAGCGTGGTGCAGGAGAAACGCTTCATCAACGACGCAGCCCACCAGCTGCGCACCCCACTGGCCGGGCTCATCAGCCAGGTGGAGCTGGCGCAGCGCGAGACGCGGGACCCGGTGCTGGGCGCGCGACTGACCAAGGTGCTCACCGGCGCTGAACGCAGCGCCCACCTGGTGCACCAGTTGCTCACACTGGCCCGCAACGAAACCCACGCCCGTCGCGAGCCACTGGACCTGGCCGAACTGGCGCGTGACGTGGCCCGCGAATGGACCCCGCGCGCCATGGCCGCCGGCGTCGACCTGGGCTATGAAGGCGCCGATCACCTGCCCCTGCAAGGTGATGCACTGCAACTGAGCGAGGCCCTGGCCAACCTGATCGACAACGCGCTGCGCTACACACCGCGCGGCAGCAGCGTCACCGTGGAGGTGGCTGCACGCGCTTCAGGTGCTGAACTCGTGGTCGAAGACAACGGCCCGGGGCTCACCGACGAGGAGATGGCCCATGTGTTCCAGCGCTTCTGGCGCGCCAGCGAACTGCCCGGCGGCTGCGGCCTTGGCCTGGCCATCGTGCGCGAGATCGCCCGGCGGCATGGAGGAGATGCCACGGTGGAGCGGGCGACACCACACGGTCTGCGCGTGGTGCTGCAGCTCGGTTGACCGAGGCGCTCAGCCAAACACCGAATCGCTTTCGGCGTGTGCGCTGCCGACAAAGACGCGCAGCACCGTGCCTTCGCCGTCCTGCTCCCACAGCCGCCCCTGCACGGTGAACTGCCGCCCACCCAGGCGGAACACATCGCCGGTGGCGGGCGCCACCCCGTGACCGCGCCAGAAATCGGGCACGGCAAGTGAACTGCGGCGCATCCAGGTCTGGTCTTCGGGGTTGAACACGAGGGCGATGCGAAGGGCTGGCTGGTTCATGGAGGCTCCTTGGGTGGGGAAGGATGCGAACACGAACACAGCTTAGCGCAGCGGGTGACAGGCACGCGGGAGGCACCCGCTTGGATGCTCTCAGGAGATCACGGCTGCGGTCATCAACTGATTCACCACCAGCTCGCGCAGGGCCCCCAGGGCGAGCAGTTCGTGGGGCTCGAAATGCCGGGGCTGCCGGTCGATGATGCACAAGGTACCCACGATCTCGCCGTCGGGCAGACACAGCGGCGCGCCCGCGTAAAAGCGGATGTGGGGCTCGCCGGTCACCATGGGGTTGTCCACGAAACGGATATCGTCGAGCGCGTCGGGCACAACCATGGTGCTCGGTGTCAGGATGGCATGACCACAGAACGAGCTGTCGCGCGAGGACTCACACGCATCCAGGCCGACGCTGGCCTTGAACCACTGGCGGTCGTTGTCCACCAGCGATATCACCGCCATCGGGACATTGAATTCGGCTGCTGCAAATTCGACGATGCTGTTGTAGCGCGCCTCGGGCGGTGTATCGAGCACCAGCAGGTCACGCAACGCCTTCAGACGCGCGACCTCGTTGCCCGGAATGGGAGCGATGACCATGATGAACCTCGAAGAATGGCTGCGCGGCGAGTGGAGTTCAAACCGCTGTCACGCGACTTTCTCAGGTTTGCCCCGGCTTGTCTGCCGGGAAAGCTGGACTGCGCAGCGCGATCAGGCCACCGCGCGCCCGGCGCCCGCCGACCACACGCGGTACCAGCTTTGCGCGTCCATGTTCAGCGTCATGGCATCCGCAGCCTGCTGGTAAGCCTGCGCACGCCGCGAACCGAGCACCGGCACCGGGCGCGCGGGATGGCGAAGCAGCCAGGCAATGGCCACCGCCTCCGGCGAGCTTCCCCACTCGCTGGCCAGGGCGGTCAAGACACCACGCACGCGCACCGAAGCGTCATCGCCCCCGGTGAACAGCCGGCCGCCCGCCATCGGCGACCAGACCATGGGCAAGAAGCCCAAGGCTTGCGCCTGGTCGAAGGCACCGTCGTGCAGCGCGTCCAGGTGCAGCGGTGAACATTCCAGCTGGTGGGTGACCAACGGTATGTGGGCATCAAGCAAGGCCAGCTGCGAGGGCGTGTGGTTGGACACGCCGAAGTGCAGCACCTTGCCCTCGGTGCGCAAACGCGTGAACACATCGGCCAGCTCGGCGGCGTTCATCAGCGCGTCGGGGCGGTGGATGAGCAGCACGTCCAGGTGGTCGGTGCGCAGTTGCTGGAGCGAGTTCTCCACCGAGGCGCGCACATGCGCGGGCGAAGTGTCGTAGTGCTTGACGAGGTTGCCGGGGCGTTGCGGGTTCACCAGGCGGATGCCGCACTTGCCCACGATCTGCATGCGCTGGCGCAGCGCAGGCTGCAGCGCCAGCGCCTCGCCAAACAGCGCCTCGACCGTGTAGCCGCCGTAAATGTCGGCGTGGTCGAAGGTGGTGATGCCCAGGTCAAGGCAGGCCTCGATCCAGCCCAGGCGCTGCTGCGGGGTCAGGCCCCACTCCGCCATGCGCCAGGCACCAGCGGCGATGCGCGAGAACACCGCGCCCCGGCTCTCGATGAGGGGCACCCTGCTCATGCGAGCCGCTGGCCAGAGTCCGGGTCGAACCAGTTCACATGCAGCGCCTGCACCTCCAGCCCCACACGGTCGCCGGGTGCCACGCGCACCTGTGGCGCAGTGCGCACCGTCACGTCGCCGGCCTCGGTCTTGATCACCACGAAGGTGTCGGCCCCGGTGGGCTCGACCACGCTGACCTCGCCGCGCCAGGGCGCGCTGTCCGACAGGATGATGTGCTCGGGCCGCAGACCCATCAGCGCAGCGGTGCTGCCCGCGCCCGGGCAGGCCAGTGGCAGGTCCGCACCGGCGATGCTGAAGCCCCGGCCCGCCTCGGCCACGCTGCGCCCGGGCACCAGGTTCATGGTGGGTGAGCCGATGAACGTGGCCACGTAGGTGTTGGCGGGGCGGTTGTAAATCTGGTCGGGCGTTCCGAGCTGCTGCAGGATGCCGTCTTTCATCACGGCGATGCGGCTGCCCAGCGTCATGGCCTCGATCTGGTCGTGCGTCACGTACACGCTGGTGATGCCGCTGGCCTGGTGCAGGCGCTTGATCTCGGCGCGCATCTCCACGCGCAGCTTGGCGTCCAGGTTGGACAGCGGCTCGTCGAACAAAAACAGCTGCGGCTGGCGCGCCAGGGCCCGGCCCATGGCCACGCGCTGGCGCTGGCCGCCCGAGAGCTGGCTCGGCCGGCGGTCGAGCAGGTGCTCGATCTGCAGCATGGCGGCCACCTCGGCGATGCGCCGCACTCTCTCGGGCTTGGGCACCTTGCGCATCTCCAGCGCGAAGCCGATGTTGTCGGCCACGCTCATGGTGGGGTAGAGCGCGTAGCTCTGGAACACCATGGCGATGTCGCGCTGCGCGGGCGCCACGCCCACCACGTTGCGCGAGCCGATATGGATCGCGCCCTCGGTGGGCTCTTCCAGCCCCGCGATGATGCTCAGCAGGGTGGACTTGCCGCAGCCCGAGGGCCCGACCAGGATGAGGAATTCGCCCGGTGCGACGGCGATGTCGATCTTTTTCAAGACCTCGACCTGCCGGTCGCCCTTGCCGAAGCATTTGCGCACGCCCCGGATGTCGAGCGCGGATGCAGTGGATGCGACCATGGAGTTCAACCTTTCACAGCGCCAGCCGTCAGGCCGCGCACAAAATACCGACCCGCCAGCACATAGACCGCCACCGTGGGCAAGGCGGCAATCAGGGCACCAGCCATGTCCACGTTGTAGGCCTTCACACTGCTGGTGGTGTTGGCCAGGTTGTTCAGGCCCACCGTGACAGGCTTGGAATCGGCACCGCTGAAAGCCACGCCGAAAAGAAAGTCGTTCCAGATCTGGGTGAACTGCCAGATGAGGGTGACCATGACGATGGGTGTGGACATGGGCACGATGATGCGCAGGAAGATCTGCCAGAAACCCGCGCCATCGAGCTTGGCGGCCTGCAGAAGTTCGCCCGGCACGGCCGCGTAGTAGTTGCGAAAAAAGAGCGTGGTGCTGGGCAAGCCGGCCAGGCAATGCACCAGGATCAACCCGCCAATGGAGCTGGAAAGACCCATCCAACCCAGCACCTGGCTCATGGGCAGCAACACCACCTGAAAAGGCATGAACACACCGAACAGCAGCAGACCAAAAAAGGTCTCGCTGCCGCGAAATTTCCACAGGCTCAGCACGTAGCCATTGAGCGCACCCCAGGTGGTGGAGATCAGCACCGCGGGGATGGCCATGAACACCGAGTTCCAGAAGAAGGGCTGCAGGCCGTTGCAGTCCACCCCCGTGCAGGCGCTCGACCACGCCTGGCCCCAGGCGGAGAAATTGAGGCTGCCCGGCAAGCTGAGCAGGTTGCCATTGCGGATCTCGTCGGCGTCCTTGAACGAGGTGGCGAGCATCACGTAGAGCGGCGCGAGAAAGAACGCGGCGCCGACCAGCAAGGTGGTCATGAGCACGAATCGGCCCAGCAGTCTCTGCTTAGCGATCATTGGAAACCTCCGTGCAGCGCACTGCGGTGCGAGCTTGCTTGGGAACGGCCCGGCGCGGCGCTCATCGGGGTTTGCTCCGCAGTTCGCTGTAGAGGTAGGGCACCACGATGGCCGCCACGGTGGCCAGCATGATGGTGGCGCTGGCCGCGCCCAGGCCGATCTGCCCGCGGCTGAAGCTCATGGCAAACATGAAGGTGGCCGGCACGTCGGTGGCGTAACCCGGGCCGCCCGAGGTGAGCGCCATCACGAGGTCGAAGCTCTTGATGGCCAGGTGAGCCAGCACCATGAGCGTGGAAAAGAACACCGGGCTGAGCGCCGGCAACACGATGCGCAGGTAGATGCGGGGCAGCGAGGCGCCGTCGATCTGCGCGGCCTTGATGATGCTGTCGTCGATGCCGCGCAGGCCAGCCAGAAACAGCGCCATCGCAAAGCCCGCCGACTGCCACACGCCGGCAATCACCACGCAGTAGATGGCCATGTCGGACTGCACCAGCCAGTCAAACGTGAAGGTGGTCCAGCCCATGTCCTGCACCACTTTCTGCAGGCCCTCGCTGGGGTTGAGGATCCATTTCCAGGCGGTGCCCGTCACCACGAAGGACAGCGCCATGGGGTAGAGGTAGACGGTGCGGATGAAGCCTTCACCGCGCACCTTCTGGTCGAGCAGGATCGCCAGGAAGATGCCCAGCGCCATCGATAGGCCCACGTAGAGCACGCCGAAGATGGCGAGGTTCTTCAGCGCCACCCACCAGCGGTCCATCTCCCACAAGCGGCCGTACTGCGCCAGCCCCACCAGCTCGTAGTTGGGCAGCATGCGCGAGGCCGTCACCGAGAGCAGGCCGTTCCAGGCCATGAAGCCGTAGATGAAGGCCAGCCCCAGCACGAAGGCCGGTGCGAGCACCAGCTTGGGCAGGATGTGGTCGATGTTCTTGTTCATGGGCTGTCAGGTGCAAACCCCGGGGTTTGCA includes:
- a CDS encoding carbohydrate ABC transporter permease, producing the protein MNKNIDHILPKLVLAPAFVLGLAFIYGFMAWNGLLSVTASRMLPNYELVGLAQYGRLWEMDRWWVALKNLAIFGVLYVGLSMALGIFLAILLDQKVRGEGFIRTVYLYPMALSFVVTGTAWKWILNPSEGLQKVVQDMGWTTFTFDWLVQSDMAIYCVVIAGVWQSAGFAMALFLAGLRGIDDSIIKAAQIDGASLPRIYLRIVLPALSPVFFSTLMVLAHLAIKSFDLVMALTSGGPGYATDVPATFMFAMSFSRGQIGLGAASATIMLATVAAIVVPYLYSELRSKPR
- a CDS encoding GAF domain-containing protein encodes the protein MVIAPIPGNEVARLKALRDLLVLDTPPEARYNSIVEFAAAEFNVPMAVISLVDNDRQWFKASVGLDACESSRDSSFCGHAILTPSTMVVPDALDDIRFVDNPMVTGEPHIRFYAGAPLCLPDGEIVGTLCIIDRQPRHFEPHELLALGALRELVVNQLMTAAVIS
- a CDS encoding ABC transporter ATP-binding protein codes for the protein MVASTASALDIRGVRKCFGKGDRQVEVLKKIDIAVAPGEFLILVGPSGCGKSTLLSIIAGLEEPTEGAIHIGSRNVVGVAPAQRDIAMVFQSYALYPTMSVADNIGFALEMRKVPKPERVRRIAEVAAMLQIEHLLDRRPSQLSGGQRQRVAMGRALARQPQLFLFDEPLSNLDAKLRVEMRAEIKRLHQASGITSVYVTHDQIEAMTLGSRIAVMKDGILQQLGTPDQIYNRPANTYVATFIGSPTMNLVPGRSVAEAGRGFSIAGADLPLACPGAGSTAALMGLRPEHIILSDSAPWRGEVSVVEPTGADTFVVIKTEAGDVTVRTAPQVRVAPGDRVGLEVQALHVNWFDPDSGQRLA
- a CDS encoding carbohydrate ABC transporter permease — encoded protein: MIAKQRLLGRFVLMTTLLVGAAFFLAPLYVMLATSFKDADEIRNGNLLSLPGSLNFSAWGQAWSSACTGVDCNGLQPFFWNSVFMAIPAVLISTTWGALNGYVLSLWKFRGSETFFGLLLFGVFMPFQVVLLPMSQVLGWMGLSSSIGGLILVHCLAGLPSTTLFFRNYYAAVPGELLQAAKLDGAGFWQIFLRIIVPMSTPIVMVTLIWQFTQIWNDFLFGVAFSGADSKPVTVGLNNLANTTSSVKAYNVDMAGALIAALPTVAVYVLAGRYFVRGLTAGAVKG
- a CDS encoding sensor histidine kinase; its protein translation is MSKPSLLSLRRQLLLWLLLPQLVLWAGGGLLTYRIALSYAEKAIDQSLMQSVRALARQVKPIGSGLLIDFPRAAQDVLAQDPTDPLSYLVTSPPGQFLLGNPSLPAPPAAPARFGEPLLYRATLGGQPLRIVALDVSYGEDSAPQTLRVQVGKSTAAQQQIARELVADLLVPLLGIGALLSLLVYGGIRRGLAPLKRLTGQLENRSVNALSPIGMTQAPSEVHALVQAVNGLLGEVERSVVQEKRFINDAAHQLRTPLAGLISQVELAQRETRDPVLGARLTKVLTGAERSAHLVHQLLTLARNETHARREPLDLAELARDVAREWTPRAMAAGVDLGYEGADHLPLQGDALQLSEALANLIDNALRYTPRGSSVTVEVAARASGAELVVEDNGPGLTDEEMAHVFQRFWRASELPGGCGLGLAIVREIARRHGGDATVERATPHGLRVVLQLG
- a CDS encoding aldo/keto reductase codes for the protein MSRVPLIESRGAVFSRIAAGAWRMAEWGLTPQQRLGWIEACLDLGITTFDHADIYGGYTVEALFGEALALQPALRQRMQIVGKCGIRLVNPQRPGNLVKHYDTSPAHVRASVENSLQQLRTDHLDVLLIHRPDALMNAAELADVFTRLRTEGKVLHFGVSNHTPSQLALLDAHIPLVTHQLECSPLHLDALHDGAFDQAQALGFLPMVWSPMAGGRLFTGGDDASVRVRGVLTALASEWGSSPEAVAIAWLLRHPARPVPVLGSRRAQAYQQAADAMTLNMDAQSWYRVWSAGAGRAVA